The genome window TAGATAAAAAAAATATGAGCATTCGTCTTCCACGTTCCGGGCAACACCTTGATTTAGGAGGAATCGCCAAGGGGTATGCAGCAGACGAGGTTGTTGCTATTCTTAAAAAAGAAGGCATAAAAAGCGCTTTGATCGATTTAGGAGGAAATATTTTTGTTTTGGGAAGAAAACCTGATGGTTCTCTATGGAATGTAGGGGTACAAAATCCTTTGGAACCTCGGGGATCATATTTGGGAATTTTACATGTTTCTGACCTCTCAGTGGTAACATCTGGAAATTACGAGCGTTTTTTTGAAAAGGATGGGAAGCGATATCACCACATTTTCGATCCGCGAAAGGGGTACCCGGCAGAAACAGATTTGCTTAGCGTTACAGTTATTTCTAAAAAATCTATAGATGGAGATGCTCTCTCTACTGCCCTCTTTGTATTAGGCAGGGAAAAGGGTTTGAAGTTAGTTCAATCTTTTGAAGACATTGAAGCCATTATTGTGACCAAAGAGAAAAAAGTATACGGGACACCTGGCATAGAGAAAATTTTTACACTTACGAATAAGGATTTTACTTATGAAAAAGGGCAATAAAATTATCTTAGGAACTGTCTTTCTTCTTACAATTCTAAGTTTTCTAGGGTCCCTACTCTATAAAAACCACATGGAGAAAAGGGATGTACATGCTGTTATAGAGCGTAACGGGCATATTCTTCGCGAAATAGATCTTAAGAACGCTTCTTCAGAAGAATGGGATGTCGAAAACGGAACGCAACGAAGCGTTATACAAATCGAGCCCGGAAAGATTCGATTTAAGGAAGCCAACTGCCCTCATCAACAATGTGTCAAAACGGGATGGATATCGACACCTGGGGAGACAGCGGTCTGCTTGCCTTTTAAAT of Aminobacterium sp. MB27-C1 contains these proteins:
- a CDS encoding FAD:protein FMN transferase, which gives rise to MQILKKVFWTITLGIMFLLAIFFTRSANTPRSLEQTSYALGTILHFQIWGKEANQALEKSLSRIHDIEGHMSTHDTNSDIYNVNISSDSPFISVHEDTFYVVEKAIDYAYRSSGTFDPTIGGLVDLWGIGTPEERLPSEEEIAHAVSLINYKEVQLDKKNMSIRLPRSGQHLDLGGIAKGYAADEVVAILKKEGIKSALIDLGGNIFVLGRKPDGSLWNVGVQNPLEPRGSYLGILHVSDLSVVTSGNYERFFEKDGKRYHHIFDPRKGYPAETDLLSVTVISKKSIDGDALSTALFVLGREKGLKLVQSFEDIEAIIVTKEKKVYGTPGIEKIFTLTNKDFTYEKGQ
- a CDS encoding NusG domain II-containing protein is translated as MKKGNKIILGTVFLLTILSFLGSLLYKNHMEKRDVHAVIERNGHILREIDLKNASSEEWDVENGTQRSVIQIEPGKIRFKEANCPHQQCVKTGWISTPGETAVCLPFKLSITITGQSNGPDAVSQ